The Methylocella silvestris BL2 DNA segment CGCGCGATGGCCGGATGGCTGCGCAACCAATTAAGAAACCAGCCGGTTCCCATAAATGGAAACTGCACGGTTTCGATATCTATGTCAATGCTTCGCTGTTTGTGCTTTGCTCTCGTGGCGCGGGACGAGTCGGCCCGTTTCGGCGCCGCACAAAATAAAGAGGCTCACTTGGCGACTGATCTGCAGACCAAACCGGCGGGCGTCGGCCGGCCGCGCCAGATGCTCGAAGACGAGCGCCGCGCGAAGCTTATATCCGCGGCCGCCGAGTTGTTCCTGCAAAAAGGCTATCATGCGACGACGGTGGAGGACGTCGCGCGATGCGCCGGCATGTCAAAGAAAACCGTCTATCAGGTGTTCTCGGGGAAATCCGGGCTTCTCGACGCGCTGCTGACCGAATGGTTCGCCCCTTATACGGTCCCGATCGATTCCGACGGCCGCTCGCCAAAGGATGTACTGATCGACGTCCTGTCGCGGCAGGTTAATTTCGCGCTGACGGACCGACAGGTGGCGATGCTGCGCCTTCTGATCGCCGAGACGTCCTGCTCCGGGGAAATCGTCTCGGCCCTGGAGCGGCAGGGTCTCGGACGCGGCAAGGGGGCGCTGGAACAGTGGCTCGCCGCGCAGGCGGCGCTCGGAGTGTTGAAGATCGACAACGCCGAAGAGGCGTCCAGCATGCTGTTCTTTACGGCGGCCGGCGACTTCCTGATGGGTCTCCTGCTGCGAATTCGCCCGCGGCCCACCGCCGAAGAAGTCAACGCCAGAGTGGAGCAGACAGTGGCGGCCTTCCTCTACCTGCACACGTGACATGAACTCGACCTATGTCATTTAACCGGCGTCCTGCCGCGTCATGTTTGTCCTGTCCGTGTCCTGCTCGACAGGCTCACTATCTGGCCAGCGGCGGAGGCTCGAGACCGCGCTAAATTGCACGGCTCAAGGATTTATTTCGACGGCTGGATCTAGGTTCACAGAGAGAAACCCATCGCTTCCGGCAAAGCGGGCTGACCGCTGCGCACCACCTTCGAAACCAGCGCCCCCTTGCCGCCAAAATGATGAGACAAGGTCTCTTTCGACGCGCTCACGCGTTCCGCGACGTCACATGGAAAGGCGCCTGGGGCTGCACGATCGTCTCGCAGGCCGAGCACGAGGACTTCTCGCGCACCGTCTGGATCACCCGCCACTGACGCGGGATCGACTCCAGTGTCTCGGCGACGTCGTCGCCCAGCCTCGGCAGTGTGGTCGATCCGCAGCAGGGGCAGCTTTCAGACGTCGCGATCACGACGCGCCCGCGCGGCAGATGCTCCGGAACGGGCGCGCGACGGCGCTTGTCTGTCTTGGCTGCCAACGCTTACAGGACTTGGAGTTCGTCTGCTGGAGCTTGGTGCTTAAGTTTATCAATGTGAAAAGAGTTCTTCCGGAATGGCGCTTAACTTGGCCAACTACCGCCCAACCGTTGCGTCAATTCCCGACAAGAATTTAGCAAACTATCTGCTATTGCCGCGTCCCCTGCAGGGTCAAAGCTATTAGATGCAATGGTCGTCACCACCATGGTCAACTGCTTTTGTATATCAAACACAGGAACAGCTATTGCGCGCAACCCTGGCACCAGGTCGTTGCTGATTGACGCCATCTTTGCCTCACGCACCTTCAGCTTCACTGCATTAATATCTACTGGCGAAGTGGCTCGATCTAAGGCCATCTCGGCGCGCTGGAGGTCAGCAACATGTTCCTCTTTCATGAAGGCAAGAAAGACGCGCCCAGTTGCGGAACGAGTGAGCGGCAGTCGAGAGCCGATTGAAATCGTTGTGAAGACCGGCGGATTACCGGCATACCAGCGGATCACTGTCGGTCCCTGTTCGCCCCAAACTGTGATTAATGCTGTGCGGCCGGTCATATCGACAAATTTCTGAACCAGGTCGCCGGCCTCAGCAAAGATATCCAGTCTGGCCATAGCCGCCAAACCAATGCGAATGGCGCCCGCAGCCATGTCGTACAAGCCGCTTTGGGCGTCTTGACGCAGTAATCCGCTGTTGACGAAGCTCGCAAGATAGCGGTGGGCTTGACTGGTAGACATCCCGGACGCACGTGCGATGTCGGTCAGGCCTGCCGGCGCGCCAAGACGTACTACTGCATCCAAGACGCCGACGCCGATCTCTACCGACTGGATGCCCTTTCGGCGAACGCTAGTCTGTTGGCTCGATGAATTTCGGGGCAATTCGGCCTTCCTTGCACTGGATAACGTCAATTGAACGCCGACGGTGCTAATGTGCGGTTGCTGTGTCGATAATGATTATCGCATATAACTGAGTCGGCCGGACAATTTTGAACGGGCGCGCGCGCCTCATGGGACAAAATAGCAGATTGCCGAACTGATCGCGAACCGGCCGCGGGATCCACAAACTGTCGTTGACGAAAGCATTTAGCGGTCACCGAGAGGGGAGGGAGGCGGCAGTCTCATATTTCTTAAGCGTTGGACGACGATCGCAGGGTCGTTCAGGAGGCCTGAATAGAGATCTCGGGCAGCCTCAAATTCCACGTTAGAAGCTCATCGATGCGGGCGATGGGGTGATCGGCGATGCGCGCGATGACGTCGGTTAGCCACGCTTTGGGATCGATGTCGTTCATCTCGGCGGTTTCTTTCTGTCCAAGGCCATCTCACGTTCATTCTGCCCATGTCGGGCCGGAAGTCGAGGTCCGTTATCGTTGGGATCGCTTTATGGACCCCGTGTTCGACAGTCCTACAGTGAGCAGCGCGCCGGCGGCTCGGTGGGCCACGTCGAGGCGACGCCGGGCGTTGTCGTTGTGCTGGCGGGCTGGATGCCCGATCCCGTCACCTGCGCCAGCATGGGTATCCGCGCGCCGAGATCCATGCTGACGGATCTGCATCGCCTTCTCGCGGAGCGCGGTTTCAGGGAAAGCTCTTTGGGTAATTCGAGAATCGCCGAGGAGGAACAAAATGAGCAAGTCGCCGCATCCGGTTCCGACATCCCAGCGCCATCCTGGCGCCGCGTCAACTCGACATTCCGTTCGATTCCATTCAACCGGAAAAGATGAGCGCCTCGGAGCGCGCGAAGGCAATCGGACGCCTAGCCATCCTCTTGATGCAAGCAGCGGGTCCCGCAAAGCAGGAGCGAGACGATGACGACGCCGATCTTTTTCCCGCGTGGGTGCTGAGGCGCAAGGTGGTGTTCTATGTCGTCAAGTCCTCTAAGGCGAAGGTCGAGACCAATCTCGAAAGCCAGTCCCGACAATAGGAACTCGTCGATGCACGCCGCCGGCGCGGCTTCCAGAATGTCGAGGTCATCGACGACGGTCTCGGGCACACAACAAGCGGAATGACGTCTCGGACTCGCTTCAACCAGCTTGCCGGGGCGGCCCTTGCGCTCTAAGTAAAGATCCCGTCCTCGCCACGCAGCCATCAGAGCTCGGGAACGCGATCGACCTGAACAAGAATGTGATCATCTGGCACGCGCAGACACACCGCTGCATTCGGATTGATCCTCTGTCTCCTCCAGATAGGTTTTGGCCGGCTTTTCTTGAAGCTGGAAATGTTACGCCCGGCGGCCGAGCGTCCGTTGCGCCCAGGATCCGTCAGGAGCGCCTTGGCAAACCGCTCCTTTTCGTGAAATTCATGACAATCTCGATGCGACACCGAAAACTTGTCTGGCTAAAAGCGTTCGCGAAAGCGGCTCCGCGTCCCCCCCGAGGAGCGCGAGAGCGGCGCTTGGCAAAATCAAAATCGGGAACCGCTCTCGGAACATATTCCCTGGTCGTTCAGCTTTGGCGTCATTTCCAGAGAGATGCCGCAGATCACAAGGAAGCATCCAAACCGTTCACGGCCTAGAATTTCGCTGCTACGGCTGCCGGCGGCGGATCCGCGACCCACAAAGGGATGATGATGTTGACCCAGCCGCGTATTTCATGACCGCCGTAATTGGTTTGTGCCACGTCGCGGGTCAGCTTCAGTTGCAGATTGACGCTACCGAAATCGTATCCCACCAGGCCCCCGACCGCGAATTGGCTTTGCTGCTGGTATCCCCTGTAAGGGGAATCGAGGTCCGCGGAACCGAATCCGACCGCGCCTATTTCGAACTTTCCGAACTTATGTGTCGCGGTAAGGTCGACGTTGATCCAATTCGTACCCCAGGAGCCGGCGTCGAGAGGGTTGCCATTCTGGCCGGTGCCGTAAATGAAAGTAGCTGAAATGTTCCAGCCGTTGGCCAGATAGCTCAAAGCGGCTGCGCCTTGGAACGAAGCGAAGTTGCGTGTCGCCCCGAGACTCGACAGTGAATCACGCAATGGAAAATACACTCCGGCAATGAACCCGCCGAAAAATCCGCCGCCAAGATCCCAGTTCAAGTGCGCACCTACGAGAGGATTGAGAAATCCTCCCTTGTTGAGGACGTCGTGAATATTGACGTTGGCCATCGGCGTAGCGAAGTCGAACATCACGTGCCCACCCAGAACGTCCCAGGGCGTGGACCAGATCATCCAAGCAGGCATCAGCGCGCCGACGGATTGACCAGGGACCGAATTACGATATCCAAAGCTCGGCAGGGAGACTGCATAAATGCCCTGTGGAAGCGGTGCGCCCAAGGGGATACCGGCGCTGACGCCAGGGATGAGTTCCGACCGGGCGATCGACGCTGTCGCCCCGCCGCAAAGCGACAGAGCGCCAACTGTCGTCGCGATGATTTTATTTCGCACATTCATTTTCCTCTCCTTTGTTTCTTTTGTCGGGAGGCACAAGCAAGTGTCGACCTTCTTGTAATTCTTGTTGAACGCCATTCGCGCGGCGTTATTGTGCAGATATAGGGACACACCATTATGCCGATACTTAACGCACTTCCGGTTTACTTACGGCAAGCAGGCAATAGATAGCATCAACGAAATAGCTTGTGTGGGGCACGCTGCCCAAAATGGGTTTCTATTTGATTTTAATATAGCAGCTGCGTTTTTGTCACAATATTTCGAAAGACAACTCTTCTGTCGCGAAGTTCGAGGCGGGTGTTTCGACGGTTAAACACTGGCCCGGGTTATTGCCGCACGACACTATTATTGCAGTATTTGTTCGACGAACTCGCGCCACTGATCTAGCTCGACTATGATAATTCCGCGCGCCGACATTGAGACGACCTTCGTTTCTGCGAGCGCTATGGCCTTTCGTCGCACTGTTTCTCTGGGAATTTCAAGGATCGCCGCAATATCGACGCAGGAGACCGGCCTTATAGTAACAATTCCGCTCTTTGCCTCCGAAATGCCCAAATAACCGACTGCAAGAAAAATCAACGCTTCTTCCACGGTCAGTCGCCGACGCGCGCGCGCCTCGCCTATGGCGCGCAAAAACCTTCCCAAGCTTTCCAAAAGCGAATGATTTTCGAAGGTCAACTTCTTTTGGTTGGGAGTTACGGAATATTGCATCTGACACCAGAAGTTCGAGTTGGAACGTCGCGCTTTGATCGTGACTCCGTCTTCAGGTGAAACAGTTCCCAACGCGCCGGCGGCGCAAATATCCGCACGAGACTTCCCGAAGATTGGTCCGCCCGCGTCGCGCGTCGCGTCGACCGATCCGGTGATGGCGTCGGCAATTTTTGCGAAGGGTGAAGGCGGCGCGCGCGCCGGATACGATCCGAATCGCTTTGCAGCCGTCCATCTGCGCCACTCCCCGTCGTTTCATACTCCGCAGGGCGGTCACTGACTTCGATCGTCAACCCCCAATTATGACGGCGCCGCGAATTGCGCTGCCGGATGTTAGATGCGATTTCCGGCCCGGTACGCCCGCAACTCGTATCATCTGCCGCCCACTAACAAGGCAGTTCGGGAATAAGTCGCTGTTCGTTTGTGGAATATCAGCCACCCGGCTCGAATCAATTCGGCCCAACTATTTCGTCCGTACTACCTTGTCGGCCACCGGCAGACAGCTACATGAACGTGCAATCTGTGGGTGTATTATCGAACTTCAACCGGCGCTTCAGATTTCTAACTAACCGACGGTTTCAAGCGGACCTGATGGGCTGATCACCCTTTGCTTGCCCAAGATGGTTTGCATGACCACGGACAGCTGATCGAGATGCTTTTCCGACGCGTCTTTTGCTCGCCACGCAACGAACAAGTCGGGCCTCACGAGCAAAGCCCCGCTTTCGTCCACCTCGGCCATGCGCGCAAAGTCGCCATAAGTATCCACATACAGTTCGCCGGGGCCGATGACGTGAACCTGGATCGTGATCCCCAACATTTCTGACGCCTTCGCGGCCGCCTTTTCCCATGCGCCTCCCGACAGGCCTGTCAAAAGCGTAAAACGCCCCTTGCCGCACAAGTCCAAAGTAGAGACGCGTCGCTGTGACGTTGTGAGCCACACGTGAGGCAGATGAGCGCCAGGGCGGGTGCTGGCTTGATAATAAAGCTCCTTATCACGCGCAAAACCAGGATCTTCGGTGCCATCAGAATAGACTGCGTTAGACGCATAGCGTTGATTCAATTCGACACCGTGGCCGCCGCCAAACCCAATAATTGTTGCGTTCATCGCTATTCTAAGCGCCTGCCGACTCGCGGCGCCTTCGGAAGTCGGAGCCTTTAACGTCTGCAAGCTCTTGGAAATATCCTCCTCCGAGGGCGAATGAGGGATGCCGAGTGCATGGAACATTGGCGGCAAGGTCGCAAGGCTGGCAAAAGCGCGTTCAACAATCTGCTGCGCAACAGGAGCTCGCTCGACTTCGTACGATTCCAAAAGCGTCGGCGCCGCGTGGCCTTTGACCACCATGGCGAGCTTCCACGCTAGGTTATAAGAGTCCTGAATGGACGTATTGAGCCCGAGACCACCCATCGGCGTATGACGATGAATTGCGTCGCCCATACAGAACACGCGACCGCTTGAAATCTTAGCCGCGTATTGCTGATTGATCGTCCAAGATGAAATTGCCCCGATCGTCACAGGAATCTTGTCTGTTCCAATAATTTTATGCACAATCTTCACGGCTTCCGATTCACAGAGGTTTGGCGCCCCCTTTGCGAGCTCATACCCCCAGACGCAAACCCACTTATTCCATGGGCGCACCATTCGAAGCACGCCAACGCCCGCGCCATTCACGCCAGTGCCAGCCTGAAGCATCCAGTACATATCGCTACGACGATGATCGCAAAGCGACGACAAATCCGCCGTGAACTCGACATTAATAGAGCCAGAATCACCGAGCGCCATTTGACCTTTAAAAGGCAGATCGATATCTTGCGCGACCTTGGAGCGCGCGCCGTCGGCGCCGATAAGGTATTTGGCCCTAACCTCATATTCAAGGCCTGTTACATGATCTAACAGGAGGGCCGTTACTCCGGCGTCATCCTGTGCATGAGACAAATATTCCGTTTTGAAGCGGACGTCCGCGCCTCTCTGGGACGCTTCATTGACGACGAGAGGCTCAAAATACAGTTGGGGCAAATCGCAGACGGAGGACGGGCTGGCCAAATCGTGGGCGGCTTTATTGGTCGGGTGGGTAGACCAGGTACGAATACGCCCGAACTCTTCACCGACCAGACTGGTGGCATAAACGTGCTCACCCATATAATTTTGCGGTGTTGCAAGACCAATTGCCGCTTCTTCCAACCCAATATCTCTCATAATCTCCATAGCGCGTTGATTTGTGATGTGAGACCGCGGTCCTGGAGATGTTGAGTGATATTTGCTAATAACAATATTTCTGATTCCTAGTCTTGATAGGAGTACAGCAGAAACAGCACCAGCCGGGCCAGCGCCGACAATCAACACGTCGGTCTCAACTTGTTTCATCGTCTATTCCTCCCTTATTATTTTTAGCCGACTTTACATAGGTCTGGCAGCAGGCTGCAAAAAGTAGATTACCACGTTGGTGAAGATCTCCGGATATTCCATCATGGCCCAATGACGGCAGTGCGGAAGGAAGTAACCCGTCGAGTTTTCGAGCAATTCGAGAAACCTCACATTCTCTTTCATTGGAATCACCAAATCGTCTTTACCGGCAAAGACAAGGCAGCGTGTTTTGACCGCAGCAACTTCCCTTTCCTCGTAGTGAAGTCCCCCGCGTTGCTTGACCCAGCCCATCGTGGCCTTGTAAGCAGCCTTACGCGCGGGATCGATCGAGAGTTCATATCGATACCGTAGAAGCTCTTCGGGCATCTCGAGGTCTGGGTTGGCCAAAACGGCGACGATCTTCCGCATGCCTTCAAAGGTGTCGTCGTAATTCACTACCGGAGCGAGCGCGGCGCTAAGCTCATGATTTAGCCCGCCGCTGCCCATAAGAACAATGCTACGCACCAGGTCTGGCCTCTTCATCGCCACACCCAGCGCCGTCGCCCCGCCCATGGAATTGCCAACAATATGAATTGATTCGCACCCAAGCGCTTCGATAAAGGCGATCGCCTGATCGTTCCGAGCGTCCTGCGTGTAGGAGAATAGACTTGGATCAGGCGCATCGGATCGACCAAATCCAACCATATCCATGGCTATAACGCGCATTCGCTCGGCAAACATTGGGAAGCACACTGCCCAATTCCCCCAGGAATCAGCACCAGCCCCACCGCCATGGATAAGAAGAACGGGATCTCCAGAACCAGCTTCGAAGTAGTGTGTCGTGAAAGCCCCAGTTTTGATGAATTTGCTCTCGTACATTCTTAATTCGCCCATAGTCCCATTGATCCGCGGCCCGCGCCGTATCTTCGTGGTTTATTAACGTCAATGTCCGTGCGAATGCCCCCAGTCGCTAAGCTGAGAGTAGGTCTTTACATCCCAGTTGAGATCGTCGATGACGACCCCGCCATGGCCGTATTCAATAAGAACTCCCGAGGGCGTCTGAACATAAAACGAGAACATGTGATCGTTGGGGTGATGTCCCAACCCCATAGCTACAGGGAAGCCTGCCGCCAAACAGCGATCGTGGGCCAAGCCAACATCATTAATATTCTCAACTTCGATCATGAGGTGATGAAGGCGCTTAGGCATAGGAATTTGCGCGGTTGCCAGAGAATGGTGCCGCCCGGTAACGGTATGAAAAAACGTGGCGTCAACGTCGACGACGCCGTGCGGCGTCTCGAGGGGAGCGCGAATATAATCGCTCAGTAGGAGTCCGAGATTCTTGCGACAGAAATTCACTGTCTCGGAGTAGTTTTTGGCCACAACCAGAATATGACCGATACCAAGACGTCCAGTGACAAAATGACCGTTGAGAATCTTAGAGGTAAAGGGCGTTGAAGCGTACTTTGCTCCAAAGGCGAATTCATGCCGCAATCCGTTTGGGTCGATACAGAAATACGCTTTTTCTACTTTGCGCTCTACCGCTAATTCTCGGCCGCAATCAGCTACTTTAAGTCCGGTACGAGCGAGATCCTGCACGTAGCTCGCGAGCTCATCCTCCGTGTCGAATAGCCAACCCGCATACTGCAAATCGTCTGCATCGCCACTTTCGAGGACGATTCGCTGTTCGTGGTCGTCAAGCCTGAGCGATACCGTTCCCTCTTCCTTGGCTCCCAGTTGCATGCCCAGCACATCGACGGCTAGCTGTTCCCATTTAGCGAGGTCTTGAACAGCAAAGCCCAGATAGCCCAAACATTTAATTTCCGCCATGACGCTCCTCCTCAAATGATACGGCTTAGCGTTCGCGGTGCTAATCGCGAAGACGACTCCGTTTTGTTCAATTGGACTTCATTGCGGGAGGTCGGTCTATCGCGGTTATGGCGATGGCTATCCAAATCTTGCAATTAGTTGGCGTTCTCAAACAATCTTCGGTCATTCCTGGTTGCGTACATAGTTGAGAACTGAGGCGACCATTTTGCTGGAGGTTCCGGGTCTGACGGGGGACCTTGCTCTCCTCCCCCCCGGGGGGGGGGAATGTCTTCGTCGAACAGCAGACGACGGGCATGCTCCTGCGTACTCACGATCTTTTCATCCGCCAGGATTCGCAATTGGCGAACGCCTTTCTAGTGCAAATGAGCTAGGTCGGCATCGTCGGCGTGCTCGGAATGGCGTGCATTGCCAAGCTGATAAGGTACGCGGTCATGACGTCTCGTTCCCGCCTGTCTCGCGACCTGCCCTGCTCGAAATCGCAGAATAGATCGACGTGCTCTCCGATCGCATCGAGCGCCTCGACCAGGAAATCTAGGCGGCCGTCAAGGCGATGCGACCGCTCGACGCCTGACCAGCGTCCTTGGCGCCGGGCCGCTGATCACCGCCGCCGTTCGGCGGACCGTCAACGACATTGAGGGCTTCACGGGCGCCGCGACTTCGCCGCGTGGCTGGGCCTCCCGCCGTGCCTACTCTCCAGCGGTGGAAGGGAGAAGCTCGGGTCAATCTCCAAACAGGGCAATCGCTAACTCTGGATCCTACTGGTCGTCGGCGCCTCGTCGATTATCAGTCAAGCGAAGAGCGGCGTCCCGTTGCCCGCCATGGCGGATCCGGTTGACGGCCCGCAAGCCCTACAAACGGGTCGCGATTGCGCTTGCCAATAAGACCGCCCGAATCATCCGGGCCTTACTTGCCAAGGGAGCTTCTACAGGAAACTGCGGGCAACCCGGCGGCGGTCTTACCAGCCAGGAGATCTCGGCATCTATGCCGAGAAAAGAAGCAAACGGGCGAACGGAAACCTGAACCACGACGGACAGGAACCCGATATCGGACACGACGCCTGCCTCAATGACATACGAACAGACAAGGGGCAGCGGGCGATGTCGTCGAGGAACAACATTCCGCCGTCCGAACACTCGAGCCGTTCGAAACCGACCTGCGTCGAACCCTTATCTTCGTGATCCGCGGACGGTCATCGGAACTGAAGATCTTGGGTCTGAGGATGGATGCTTTGGCGTCATCGCACGCCGATTAAGGGTCCTAGCGGCGTTCGGGCCGAGGACTTCGTCGTCCCTTCTGGCTGATTGGGCGAACAAATTCTATTGCACATTGCGTTTAGTATTGTATATTGTGCGAAACAGAACGGGGCCCAACCCGCTTCAGCGCTATGGAGGAAAAATGCGCGAACCTGGAAAATGGGTGAGAGCGACATCGTTGGCGGAACTATTGGACCGGCAAGTCATCGGGGTCGACGTCTTGGGCGTTCCCGTTGTTGTTTACTCCGTGGATGGGGAAGTTTTCGCCACTTACGACATTTGCAGCCATGGCAAGGCCCGTCTCTCGGACGGATATCTTGAAGGCCGGGAAATTGAGTGCCCATTGCACCAAGGAACATTCGATGTTTGTACCGGCCAAGCCGTGAAGGCTCCCTGCATTGAGCCAGTGCGTCCGTTTCAAACCAAAATCGAACATGATGACGTCCTCGTCTTCATTGACGACTAAAAGAACAAAATAAGGAGGAGACAGTATGCTTAAGCCGGCAGTTAACGATTGGCTCGCTGATCAATACGACCGAGTCCCCTATCGACTTTATTCAGATCAGTCTGTGTATGATTCTGAGCAGAAGAAGATTTACAGCGGGCCGCTTTGGCACTTTGTCGGCATGGAGGCAGAACTAGCCAAGCCCAATGATTTCAAAACGACATTCGTTGGCGAAACGCCGGTTGTTGTGACGCGCGACGAGAACGGAAAGTTTTTTGCGTGGGTCAACCGCTGTTCGCATCGGGGCGCGTTGGTCTGTCGTGAGCGCAAAGGGAATTCAAAGTCCCACGCCTGTGTTTACCATCAATGGTCCTTCGATACGGAAGGAAATCTGACAGGCGTACCGTTCCGCCGCGGCGTGGCCGGTGTTGGGGGGTATCCGAAGGATTTCAGCACTGCGAATCATGCGCTAAAAAAACTCAGGGTAGAGACGTTTAGCGGCCTGATTTTCGCTACGTTTAATCATGATACGCCAACTTTGGCTAAGTTTTTAGGCCCCAAGGTTGTTAAGTTTCTCGATCGCGTTTGCGGTAAGCCGCTAAAATTGCTGGGCTATCATCGTCAATACATACACGGAAACTGGAAACTTTACCTCGATAATACGCGTGATCCCTACCACGCCAGTCTGTTGCATCTCTTCCATGGCACGTTCGGTCTCATTCGAACTTCGCAGACGGGCGTCTCTTGGGTGGATTCGGAAGTCGGCTGGCATAGCATCATTACTGCCGAAGGTGGCTCGGACGACAATAAACTCGATGCATATGAGAATGAAGGCCTCAGGACGTATCAGCCCGACTCTTTCAAGTTGAAAGATATTTCGCTACTGCGAGGCCGCAAGGAATACCCGGATCCGGTAACGCTCCTGATCATGAGCGTTTTCCCCAGTTTGGTAATGCATCAGATCTCTAACACCCTATGCTTTCGTCAAGTGTTGCCAAAAGCGCCGGATCAGACGGAATTGATTTGGCACTATTTCGGGTACGTGGACGACGACGCCGAAATGCAAGGGATCCGTCTAAAGCAAATGAATTTGGTTGGCCCCGGCGGACTGATTTCCATGGAAGACGGAGAGGCCATCGAAATCGTCCAGCGGGCCACCGTGGGCGAAGGCGACGGGCAAGCAGTTCTGGAGATGGGAGGGCGCGACGCTGTTGGCGCTGATCATTTGGTCACCGAAGGCGCTATCCGCTGCATGTGGAAGGGCTATCGCGAGATCATGGGATTGTGAGGAAAGAGATGAAAATCAACATAGAAGCACTCCTGGATGTGGCGCATTTGCAGAACTCCTATGTCCAGGCCATCGACGACGATAAGCTTGAGAGTTGGCCAAATTTCTTTACCGACCAATGTTTGTACAAGCTGTCGCCTCGCGAAAACTACGACGAGAACCTGCCTGCCTGTTTGATCATGTGCGACAGCAAGGCGATGTTGGAAGACCGTATTGTCTCATACCGCAATGCCAACATTTACAACTGCCACTTTACGCGCCATATCGTGGGTATGCCTCGAATAACCGCGAGTAATGGGGAGACGATATCCGCAGAGACAAGTTACGCTATTTTCCAGACTCAATTAAATGGCGAGACCTCAGTTTTTCAGGTCGGACGCTATCTCGACACAATCGTCAATGATCACGGTCAGCTGAAATTCAAAGAGAAAATTTGCGTCTTCGATACATATCGGGTCCATCGTCTACTCGCCACGCCCGTATAGGAATAACGACTAAAACGCGCGGGAAGTTTCTGACGCATCTTGGGCAGCGCCGAGAGAAACCCGCCTTGATTTCAATACATCGATGCCGATCCATGGCCATTACCGGGGATAAAAAATGAGTGGCGGCGTCGTGATCGTCGGTGCAGGGCAAGCTGGCGCTCGAACAGCACTGGAGCTCCGGGCCCTCGGCTATGAAGGACGCATTACGCTTATCGGGGACGAACCGTATCCGCCCTACGAGCGGCCCAACTTGTCCAAGGAAATGATTTCCGATGTCCAGACCAAAGTGTCCTGGGTATCAGGCGAAAAGGATTATGCTGACGCGGAAATCAACATTTTCTTGGCGACCAGAGTAGAACGTATCGACCGCGCCAAACAGTCTATTTTTCTTAATGATGGAACGACGTGCGACTACGAGTACCTCGTACTGGCAACTGGTGGACGACCCCGCCAATTGCCGTTCGT contains these protein-coding regions:
- a CDS encoding aromatic-ring-hydroxylating dioxygenase subunit beta, whose protein sequence is MKINIEALLDVAHLQNSYVQAIDDDKLESWPNFFTDQCLYKLSPRENYDENLPACLIMCDSKAMLEDRIVSYRNANIYNCHFTRHIVGMPRITASNGETISAETSYAIFQTQLNGETSVFQVGRYLDTIVNDHGQLKFKEKICVFDTYRVHRLLATPV
- a CDS encoding aromatic ring-hydroxylating dioxygenase subunit alpha, translating into MLKPAVNDWLADQYDRVPYRLYSDQSVYDSEQKKIYSGPLWHFVGMEAELAKPNDFKTTFVGETPVVVTRDENGKFFAWVNRCSHRGALVCRERKGNSKSHACVYHQWSFDTEGNLTGVPFRRGVAGVGGYPKDFSTANHALKKLRVETFSGLIFATFNHDTPTLAKFLGPKVVKFLDRVCGKPLKLLGYHRQYIHGNWKLYLDNTRDPYHASLLHLFHGTFGLIRTSQTGVSWVDSEVGWHSIITAEGGSDDNKLDAYENEGLRTYQPDSFKLKDISLLRGRKEYPDPVTLLIMSVFPSLVMHQISNTLCFRQVLPKAPDQTELIWHYFGYVDDDAEMQGIRLKQMNLVGPGGLISMEDGEAIEIVQRATVGEGDGQAVLEMGGRDAVGADHLVTEGAIRCMWKGYREIMGL